From a single Streptomyces liliifuscus genomic region:
- a CDS encoding helix-turn-helix domain-containing protein, translating to MTTTEESPARPALTPLRQARERFLTGRPLPDGVPDDLVAAWRRARFFGVRHDLTEPSEPLLPARSALLTAARPVLERLAPALASGQSSLVLTDERLRVLWSAGSGPGDEKCHDLSEQEVGHNSAALALRTRRRAEVHGPEHFLDLWQDVSAVSVPVLAPENGQVLGTVTVACGLCTGCTPHPGAALAEATATAVEAELLARSRTTERVLLDAFQRAAARPGAAVVALDGKNRLLSDAAAGMLSPGAVAVLERTAAANGSERDATGASVADDSAEPAGASETYVPSGPAGTSETYNPSGPVGTSEPYDPSEPYDSAPHRNGSVAYDLELPDGTGTARVTPVRHEGAVIGVVAVVEPPTGEAARPHARQPRVALAGRSVPWRHTTAKAAELARSREPLLLTGERGTGKTALARELLTARGDLDPLVVDAAEGPVDEPDSWATALASDRALLLRHAERLAQSDVAALNSLLDERPDAPLLLTYTPGTPPGPCLQRLLDTLAARSVPLPALRERPDDIRELLRELAPGPVPGRPPLTWTLDALRALERHPWPGNITELAHLVRALAEHRQVAGPVRRAELPDPVREGPATRQLSPMELAERTAILESLRRHGGNKARAAAALGIARATLYRKLRGYSL from the coding sequence GTGACCACCACCGAAGAGTCCCCCGCCCGTCCCGCTCTCACGCCGCTTCGCCAGGCGCGAGAGCGGTTCCTGACGGGACGCCCGCTGCCCGACGGAGTGCCGGACGACCTCGTCGCCGCCTGGCGGCGTGCCCGTTTCTTCGGCGTACGGCACGACCTGACCGAACCCTCCGAGCCCCTGCTTCCCGCGCGGTCGGCCCTGCTGACGGCCGCGCGGCCCGTGCTCGAACGGCTCGCCCCCGCCCTCGCCTCCGGGCAGTCGTCCCTGGTCCTCACCGACGAGCGGCTGCGCGTGCTCTGGTCGGCCGGGAGCGGGCCGGGCGACGAGAAGTGCCATGACCTGTCCGAGCAGGAGGTCGGGCACAACAGCGCGGCCCTCGCCCTGCGCACCCGGCGTCGCGCGGAGGTGCACGGCCCCGAGCACTTCCTCGACCTCTGGCAGGACGTGTCCGCCGTCAGCGTGCCGGTGCTGGCCCCGGAGAACGGCCAGGTCCTGGGCACGGTGACCGTCGCGTGCGGCCTGTGCACGGGGTGTACGCCGCATCCGGGCGCCGCCCTCGCAGAGGCCACGGCGACGGCCGTCGAGGCGGAGCTGCTGGCCCGGTCCCGTACGACGGAACGCGTGCTGCTCGACGCCTTCCAGCGGGCCGCCGCACGGCCCGGGGCGGCGGTCGTGGCGCTCGACGGCAAGAACCGGCTGCTGAGCGACGCGGCGGCGGGAATGCTGTCACCGGGCGCGGTGGCGGTGCTGGAACGGACCGCGGCGGCGAACGGCTCGGAGCGGGATGCCACCGGCGCCTCCGTAGCGGACGACTCCGCCGAGCCGGCCGGCGCTTCTGAGACGTACGTCCCCTCTGGACCGGCCGGCACTTCTGAGACGTACAACCCCTCTGGACCGGTCGGCACTTCTGAACCGTACGACCCCTCCGAGCCCTACGACTCGGCACCGCACAGGAACGGTTCCGTCGCCTACGATCTCGAACTCCCCGACGGCACGGGCACGGCGCGTGTCACCCCCGTTCGCCATGAGGGCGCGGTCATCGGTGTGGTCGCCGTGGTCGAGCCGCCGACCGGTGAGGCGGCGCGACCGCACGCGCGACAGCCTCGTGTCGCGCTCGCCGGGCGCTCGGTGCCATGGCGTCACACGACGGCGAAGGCCGCGGAACTGGCCCGGTCCCGGGAGCCCCTGCTCCTGACCGGGGAGCGCGGCACCGGAAAGACCGCCCTGGCAAGGGAGTTGCTGACAGCGCGCGGGGATCTGGATCCGCTGGTCGTGGACGCGGCGGAGGGCCCGGTCGACGAACCGGACAGCTGGGCAACGGCACTTGCGAGCGATCGCGCGCTCCTCCTCCGTCATGCCGAGCGTCTCGCCCAGTCCGACGTCGCCGCTCTCAACTCCCTGCTCGACGAACGCCCGGACGCGCCCCTGCTCCTGACGTACACACCCGGCACTCCCCCGGGCCCCTGCCTCCAGCGGCTGCTCGACACCCTGGCCGCCCGCTCGGTGCCCCTCCCGGCGCTGCGCGAACGCCCGGACGACATCAGGGAGTTGCTCCGCGAACTGGCTCCTGGTCCGGTGCCGGGACGGCCTCCGCTCACCTGGACACTGGACGCGCTGAGGGCCCTGGAGCGCCATCCGTGGCCCGGCAACATCACGGAACTCGCCCATCTCGTCAGGGCGTTGGCCGAGCACCGCCAGGTGGCGGGCCCGGTGCGACGCGCAGAACTCCCGGACCCCGTCCGGGAAGGCCCCGCGACCCGGCAGCTGAGTCCGATGGAACTCGCCGAGCGCACCGCCATCCTGGAGTCGCTGCGCCGTCACGGCGGCAACAAGGCGCGTGCCGCGGCGGCGCTGGGCATCGCCCGCGCGACTCTCTACCGAAAGCTGCGGGGCTACTCCCTGTGA
- a CDS encoding LacI family DNA-binding transcriptional regulator translates to MTRKTTSDVAGRSTIRDVAARAGVSASTVSRVLGGDYPVSTSTRTRVMRAVRDLDYVADARAKAIAGAGTPTLAFVLDDITGPSFAHMAHGVEREATRLGHLSLVCSTDGDAERQLEFIEMMRAQRAAAVILVGGTADTTEYRERMARIADSLASAGSRLVLCGRPPLDPGTPVTVIEYDNESGAYALCAHLLAQGHRRVLFLGGKPSNTTAQGREQGYLAAHRARGVTADPALRLFGDFTRDSGHRLMRQALAQDLDFTAVMASTDMVASGALTALHEAGLSVPEDVSLVGYDDIPFARDLNPPLTTVHVPYEDLGRLAVRTALTRTPDAPDEHLLLGTHVVVRASVAPPPDTRQ, encoded by the coding sequence ATGACGAGGAAGACCACCAGCGATGTCGCGGGCCGAAGCACCATCAGGGACGTGGCGGCACGGGCCGGTGTATCGGCGTCCACGGTGTCGCGCGTCCTCGGCGGCGACTACCCGGTCAGCACATCGACCCGTACCCGCGTGATGCGCGCGGTCCGCGACCTCGACTACGTGGCGGACGCCCGCGCCAAGGCCATCGCGGGGGCGGGCACCCCCACGCTCGCGTTCGTCCTGGACGACATCACGGGCCCGTCCTTCGCGCACATGGCACACGGCGTGGAACGCGAGGCGACCCGGCTCGGCCATCTGTCCCTCGTGTGCAGCACGGACGGCGACGCCGAACGCCAGCTGGAGTTCATCGAGATGATGCGCGCCCAGCGTGCCGCCGCGGTGATCCTCGTCGGCGGCACCGCGGACACCACCGAGTACCGCGAACGCATGGCCCGTATCGCGGACTCCCTGGCCTCCGCGGGCTCCCGCCTGGTCCTCTGCGGCCGCCCGCCCCTGGACCCGGGCACTCCGGTGACCGTCATCGAGTACGACAACGAGAGCGGGGCGTACGCACTCTGCGCCCATCTCCTCGCCCAGGGCCACCGCCGCGTCCTCTTCCTCGGCGGCAAACCGTCCAACACCACGGCCCAGGGCCGCGAACAGGGCTACCTCGCGGCCCACCGGGCCCGCGGCGTCACCGCGGACCCGGCCCTTCGCCTCTTCGGCGACTTCACCCGCGACTCGGGCCACCGCCTCATGCGCCAGGCCCTCGCCCAGGACCTCGACTTCACCGCGGTCATGGCGTCCACCGACATGGTCGCCTCGGGAGCCCTGACCGCCCTCCACGAAGCGGGGCTCTCCGTCCCGGAGGACGTCTCCCTGGTCGGCTACGACGACATCCCCTTCGCCCGGGACCTCAACCCGCCGCTGACCACCGTCCACGTCCCCTACGAGGACCTGGGCCGGCTCGCGGTCCGCACAGCCCTGACCCGCACGCCGGACGCCCCCGACGAACACCTCCTCCTGGGCACCCACGTGGTCGTACGAGCCTCGGTGGCACCGCCACCGGACACACGTCAGTGA
- a CDS encoding alginate lyase family protein produces MSRTSPHQHLPSTELSRRGLLRTAGGLTAALAVGASATALTGSTAAAAPATFTHPGMLHAYGELNRAKVRVAAGNDPWLPGWNRLTANSHSASTWTPRPQATIVRGGTGENYGLLYNDIHAAYQNALRWKVAGTTAHGDKARDILNAWSATLTTVTGNADRFLAAGIYGYQFANAAELMRGYSEFDLDRFKTMMLNVFYPLNNQFLNNHNDACITNYWANWDLCNMNSVLAIGILCDDAAKYDQAVNYFKNGAGNGSINHAVPFVYDSQGLAQWQESGRDQGHTMMGMGQMGAFCEMAWSQGDDLYGYGDNRFMKAAQYVAKYNLGQDVPFTTYTWGTGQNCAQQSHTVISASSRGQVRPVWDILHYHYARRRGLSVPYITAMAESVRPEGGGGDYGSASGGFDQLGFGTLMYAK; encoded by the coding sequence ATGAGCCGCACATCCCCCCACCAGCACCTCCCCAGCACGGAGTTGAGCCGCCGCGGTCTGCTGAGGACCGCCGGTGGTCTCACCGCCGCCCTCGCGGTCGGTGCCTCCGCCACGGCCCTCACCGGCAGTACGGCAGCGGCGGCCCCGGCCACCTTCACCCACCCGGGCATGCTGCACGCGTACGGCGAACTCAACCGGGCCAAGGTACGGGTGGCCGCGGGCAACGACCCCTGGCTGCCCGGCTGGAACCGGCTGACCGCCAACTCCCACTCCGCCAGTACTTGGACGCCGCGTCCACAGGCCACGATCGTCCGGGGCGGCACCGGCGAGAACTACGGCCTCCTGTACAACGACATCCACGCCGCCTACCAGAACGCCCTGCGCTGGAAGGTCGCCGGCACCACGGCCCACGGCGACAAGGCCCGCGACATCCTCAACGCCTGGTCGGCCACGCTCACCACGGTCACCGGCAACGCCGACCGCTTCCTGGCCGCCGGGATCTACGGCTACCAGTTCGCGAACGCCGCCGAACTCATGCGCGGCTACAGCGAATTCGACCTCGACCGGTTCAAGACGATGATGCTCAACGTCTTCTATCCGCTCAACAACCAGTTCCTCAACAACCACAACGACGCCTGCATCACCAACTACTGGGCCAACTGGGACCTGTGCAACATGAACTCGGTCCTGGCGATCGGCATCCTCTGCGACGACGCCGCCAAGTACGACCAGGCCGTGAACTACTTCAAGAACGGCGCGGGCAACGGCTCCATCAACCACGCCGTCCCGTTCGTGTACGACTCGCAGGGTCTGGCCCAGTGGCAGGAGAGCGGGCGCGACCAGGGTCACACCATGATGGGCATGGGCCAGATGGGTGCCTTCTGCGAGATGGCCTGGTCACAGGGCGACGACCTGTACGGGTACGGCGACAACCGGTTCATGAAGGCCGCCCAGTACGTCGCCAAGTACAACCTCGGACAGGACGTGCCCTTCACGACGTACACCTGGGGCACGGGTCAGAACTGCGCCCAGCAGTCGCACACCGTGATCTCCGCGTCGAGCCGGGGGCAGGTCAGGCCGGTGTGGGACATCCTCCACTACCACTACGCCCGTCGGCGCGGGCTGTCCGTCCCGTACATCACCGCCATGGCCGAGAGCGTGCGGCCCGAGGGCGGTGGGGGTGACTACGGTTCCGCCAGCGGGGGCTTCGACCAGCTGGGCTTCGGGACGCTGATGTACGCCAAGTAG
- a CDS encoding Ig domain-containing protein has translation MRSPTVAPLGRGRLLPLPEAGTAGAEGGPEVADRLVVHPVPTGLPLNTSFSVKARRPGGGWRTVPVLRARTRTVDETTGAGIVRNSSVANLDFTGTVEVEITSTKGAIGSARVRPLSYAVEHEVSGDTVRFSLTEPRNLSVEIDGDLHDNLHLHANPVEQQRPEADDPDVIHFGPGIHTVPDNVLRVPSGKTVYLAGGAVLKARVDFTNVENARLIGRGILYDTDGGTTVAFSRNIEIDGILVLDPRTGYSCAIGQSQQVTVRNLRSYSCGQWGDGIDVFSSEDVLIEGVFMRNSDDCVAVYAHRWDYYGDCRNITVRDSTLWADVAHPVNIGTHGNPEKPEVIENVVLSNIDVLQHREPQVLYQGCFALNPGDDNLIRNIRIQDVRVEDFTRGQLVNMRVMANRYNASPGRGVEDVYVRNLTYDGTHADTAILAGYDADRPVKNVTFQNLTVNGTVVHDGMEKPGWFLTADMVPMFANEHVWNLRFLDAATAGSTVAPEIVGAGEATATRGRAFNHLVTATALPTSFDAEGLPKGLVIDKDTGLISGTPLAPGTSTVTVSATNAAGTATKSLRLTVRNA, from the coding sequence ATGCGCTCACCCACCGTCGCTCCCCTCGGCCGAGGTCGCCTTCTCCCGCTGCCGGAGGCCGGCACCGCCGGAGCGGAGGGCGGTCCGGAGGTCGCCGACCGGCTGGTGGTGCATCCCGTCCCGACCGGGTTGCCGCTCAACACCAGCTTCTCCGTCAAGGCCCGCAGGCCCGGCGGCGGTTGGCGGACGGTGCCCGTACTGCGCGCCCGGACGAGGACCGTCGACGAGACGACCGGCGCGGGCATCGTCAGAAACTCCTCGGTCGCCAACCTGGACTTCACCGGCACGGTCGAGGTCGAAATCACCTCCACCAAGGGCGCGATCGGTTCCGCACGGGTCCGCCCCTTGTCGTACGCCGTCGAGCACGAGGTGAGCGGCGACACCGTCCGCTTCAGCCTCACCGAACCGCGCAACCTCTCCGTCGAGATCGACGGCGACCTCCACGACAACCTCCACCTGCACGCCAACCCGGTCGAACAGCAGCGGCCCGAAGCCGACGACCCGGACGTCATCCACTTCGGCCCCGGTATCCACACCGTCCCGGACAACGTGCTGCGGGTGCCCAGCGGGAAGACGGTCTACCTGGCCGGCGGCGCGGTGCTCAAGGCGCGGGTGGACTTCACGAACGTCGAGAACGCCAGGCTGATCGGCCGGGGCATCCTGTACGACACGGACGGCGGCACCACGGTGGCGTTCTCCAGGAACATCGAGATCGACGGCATCCTCGTCCTCGACCCGAGGACCGGCTACTCCTGCGCCATCGGCCAGTCCCAGCAGGTCACCGTGCGCAACCTGCGCTCGTACAGCTGTGGCCAATGGGGCGACGGCATCGATGTGTTCAGCAGCGAGGACGTACTGATCGAGGGCGTCTTCATGCGCAACAGCGACGACTGCGTCGCCGTCTACGCCCACCGCTGGGACTACTACGGCGACTGCCGGAACATCACCGTCCGCGACTCCACCCTGTGGGCCGATGTCGCGCACCCGGTGAACATCGGCACGCACGGCAACCCGGAGAAACCCGAGGTCATCGAGAACGTCGTCCTCAGCAACATCGACGTCCTCCAGCACCGCGAGCCGCAGGTGCTCTACCAGGGCTGTTTCGCCCTCAATCCCGGCGACGACAACCTCATCCGGAACATCCGCATCCAGGACGTCCGGGTCGAGGACTTCACCCGTGGCCAGTTGGTCAACATGCGGGTCATGGCCAACCGGTACAACGCCTCACCCGGCCGGGGCGTCGAGGACGTGTACGTGCGGAACCTGACGTACGACGGCACGCACGCGGACACGGCGATCCTGGCCGGCTACGACGCCGACCGGCCCGTCAAGAACGTCACTTTCCAGAACCTGACGGTCAACGGCACGGTCGTCCACGACGGGATGGAGAAGCCGGGCTGGTTCCTGACAGCCGACATGGTGCCGATGTTCGCCAACGAGCACGTGTGGAACCTCCGCTTCCTGGACGCGGCGACGGCCGGCTCGACCGTGGCCCCGGAGATCGTCGGCGCGGGTGAGGCGACGGCCACCAGGGGCCGCGCCTTCAACCACCTCGTCACCGCGACCGCGCTGCCGACCTCGTTCGACGCCGAGGGGCTGCCCAAGGGCCTGGTCATCGACAAGGACACGGGCCTGATCTCCGGGACCCCGTTGGCGCCCGGCACCAGCACGGTCACCGTCTCGGCCACGAACGCGGCGGGCACGGCGACCAAGTCCCTCAGGCTCACCGTCCGGAACGCGTGA
- a CDS encoding glycoside hydrolase family 43 protein — translation MTVGHINNPVLPGFHPDPSIVRVGAEYFLATSTFEWFPGVPVHRSTDLVRWEHAGHILDRPDLLDLRGVTDSAGVWAPSLSYHEGRFWLVHSIVRTIGHPYKDVDNYLTTAPSIDGPWSEPVFLNSSGFDPSFFHDEDGRSWLLNIQWDPRDGHPSFAGIVLQEYDADKRALIGQPRTILTHEELIEGPNVYRRDGWYYLMLAEGGTGWNHGILMARSRELTGPYELDPDGSLLTTRDAPDWPLQKAGHGELVETPEGEWYLAHLASRPVRTPDGPRCVLGRETCLQRVTWTDDGWLRLADGGRRPSLEVPAPKGVEPGPVAQALPGRDFARDDFDSPSLDWSWSTLRAPATPNWLTLRERPGHLRLRGRQSLHSRFDQSLVARRLTSVRCEVTTVVDFRPSHFSQLAGLVCWYDTSTHFYLRLTHVEGRGRVLGVILTDDGAYGELPDSELATDDWPLVHLRAWFDGAELRFSASPDGTDWHAVGPVLDASKLSDDYGERLRFTGAFVGVCAQDLGGTRTPADFDWFETRELDGRQ, via the coding sequence ATGACCGTGGGCCACATCAACAACCCCGTGCTGCCCGGATTCCACCCGGATCCGAGCATCGTGCGCGTCGGCGCGGAGTACTTCCTCGCCACCTCCACCTTCGAATGGTTCCCGGGTGTGCCCGTGCACCGCTCCACCGATCTCGTCCGCTGGGAGCACGCCGGTCACATCCTGGACCGGCCCGATCTGCTCGACCTGCGCGGAGTCACCGACTCGGCGGGTGTGTGGGCGCCCTCGCTCTCGTACCACGAGGGGCGGTTCTGGCTGGTCCACAGCATCGTGCGGACCATCGGGCACCCGTACAAGGACGTCGACAACTACCTGACCACGGCCCCGTCCATCGACGGCCCCTGGTCCGAGCCGGTGTTCCTCAACTCCTCCGGCTTCGACCCGTCGTTCTTCCACGACGAGGACGGCCGCAGCTGGCTGCTCAACATCCAGTGGGACCCGCGCGACGGCCACCCGTCCTTCGCCGGGATCGTGCTCCAGGAGTACGACGCCGACAAGCGCGCCCTGATCGGACAGCCGCGCACGATCCTCACCCACGAGGAGCTGATCGAGGGGCCCAACGTCTACCGGCGCGACGGCTGGTACTACCTGATGCTCGCCGAGGGCGGCACGGGCTGGAACCACGGCATCCTGATGGCCCGCTCGCGCGAGCTGACCGGACCGTACGAACTCGACCCGGACGGCTCGCTGTTGACGACCCGCGACGCCCCGGACTGGCCGCTGCAGAAGGCCGGACACGGTGAACTGGTCGAGACGCCCGAGGGGGAGTGGTACCTCGCCCACCTGGCCTCCAGACCCGTACGAACGCCGGACGGACCGCGATGCGTCCTCGGCCGGGAGACCTGTCTGCAACGCGTGACCTGGACGGACGACGGCTGGCTGCGGCTGGCGGACGGAGGACGGCGGCCCAGTCTGGAAGTCCCGGCGCCCAAGGGGGTGGAGCCGGGACCGGTCGCCCAGGCCCTCCCCGGGCGGGACTTCGCCAGGGACGACTTCGACTCGCCCTCCCTGGACTGGAGTTGGAGCACGCTCCGAGCGCCCGCCACCCCCAACTGGCTGACTCTCCGTGAGCGTCCGGGACATCTGCGGTTGCGCGGCAGGCAGAGCCTGCACTCGCGGTTCGACCAGAGCCTCGTCGCGCGGCGGCTCACTTCCGTGCGCTGCGAGGTGACGACGGTCGTCGACTTCCGCCCCTCGCACTTCAGCCAACTCGCGGGCCTCGTCTGCTGGTACGACACTTCGACGCACTTCTATCTCCGCCTCACCCATGTCGAGGGCCGGGGCCGCGTCCTGGGCGTGATCCTCACCGACGACGGCGCGTACGGCGAGCTCCCGGACAGTGAACTCGCCACGGACGACTGGCCGTTGGTGCACCTGCGGGCCTGGTTCGACGGCGCTGAACTCCGCTTCTCCGCGTCGCCCGACGGCACGGACTGGCATGCCGTGGGCCCCGTCCTGGACGCGAGCAAGCTCTCCGACGACTACGGGGAGCGGCTGCGGTTCACCGGCGCCTTCGTCGGCGTCTGCGCGCAGGACCTGGGCGGGACCCGCACCCCGGCGGACTTCGACTGGTTCGAGACGCGGGAGCTCGACGGCCGGCAGTAG
- a CDS encoding aminoglycoside phosphotransferase family protein has translation MSTQTSGEIPEKFAAGDFLDRWALTPDGPTARGMASVVLPVTRADGTPAVLKFQELSEDNAGATLGLRMWNGDGAVRLLDHDPDTGTMLLERLDAARPLSSLTDDDAALRILADVLARLVAVPAPDGLRRLSDIAAAMLDQVPDALPALRDPAERRLLRTCASAVAELVGEAGDRLLHWDLHYDNVLAGQREPWLAIDPEPLAGDPGFDLWPALDSRWDAVTATGDEARVVLRRFDALTEAVGLDRQRAGGWTLGRVLQNTLWDIEDGRTAIDPPQLVIASVALGRWVGRG, from the coding sequence ATGAGCACACAGACTTCCGGGGAGATCCCCGAAAAGTTCGCCGCCGGGGACTTCCTGGACCGCTGGGCACTGACGCCGGACGGCCCGACGGCACGAGGCATGGCCTCCGTCGTCCTGCCGGTGACCCGCGCGGACGGCACGCCCGCGGTCCTGAAGTTCCAGGAACTGAGCGAGGACAACGCGGGCGCCACACTGGGACTGCGGATGTGGAACGGCGACGGCGCGGTGCGTCTGCTCGACCACGACCCGGACACCGGCACCATGCTGCTGGAGCGACTGGACGCGGCGCGGCCGCTGTCGTCGCTGACCGATGACGACGCCGCGCTGCGGATCCTCGCCGACGTGTTGGCACGCCTGGTCGCGGTGCCCGCGCCGGACGGCCTGCGACGGCTCTCCGACATCGCCGCCGCGATGCTCGACCAGGTACCGGACGCGCTGCCGGCCCTCCGCGACCCCGCCGAACGGCGTCTGCTGCGCACCTGTGCGTCCGCCGTTGCCGAACTCGTCGGCGAGGCGGGGGACCGGCTGCTGCACTGGGACCTGCACTACGACAACGTCCTCGCCGGGCAGCGGGAGCCCTGGCTCGCCATCGATCCCGAACCGCTGGCGGGCGACCCGGGGTTCGACCTGTGGCCCGCGCTGGACAGCCGCTGGGACGCGGTGACGGCGACCGGCGACGAGGCCCGCGTGGTGCTCCGCCGCTTCGACGCGTTGACCGAGGCGGTCGGCCTGGACCGGCAGCGGGCGGGTGGCTGGACGCTGGGGCGCGTCCTGCAGAACACGTTGTGGGACATCGAGGACGGCAGGACGGCCATCGATCCGCCTCAACTGGTCATCGCCTCGGTGGCGTTGGGACGGTGGGTCGGGCGGGGGTAG
- a CDS encoding SpoIIE family protein phosphatase, giving the protein MVTLPRDGGPAATAGDAMAVVDASGNVTGWSEGARRLTGHTAEDVTGRPASELVAGDPAAARHALLTHGDAVVSVRHKDGRRLELALRMCPLRGGKDRGPGFVVTATPDPGERDSGERALGELAFKQASMSMSIFDTGQHYLRMNDFACQVMGQPEDAFQHRYFPDTVENAEHSRGFLRHLEIVVETGQPVHYESWTRSPSGRRMHAWSFEMWPVRDQAGELLGTALAGFDSSEQYWARQRLALLNEAAGSIGTKLDVIQTARELAELAVPRLADFASVDLLDSVLQGEEPETGPVEGGVELRRVAHHSDTPGVPEAAIDLGSADVYPAFSPPARALATGEPVLTRTGDSGLDTWFAEHGARSAKLREGEDQELSLMAVPLVARGTTLGVAVFVRILTPEHPDAFDLDDVSLAEELSSRAAVCVDNARRYTRERTTALALQRSLLPQMMAVQAAVEFASRYLPALSQAGVGGDWFDVIPLSGTRVALVVGDVVGHGLHASVTMGRLRTAVWTLADVDLPPDELLTHLDDLVGHLAADESAMTGEIGATCLYAVYDPVSRHCTVASAGHPPPVVLFPDGTVKVVEVAAGPMLGVGGLPFEATELDVPEGAVLALYTDGLVEARDVDVDAGTAALCTALAAPARNLEDTCDNVLKALLPQRPADDVALLLARTRALDADQVAVWDLESDPALVATARQYATEQLTRWGLDEAAFVTELVVSELVTNAIRYGGSPIQLRLIRDRTLICEVSDASSTSPHLRRARTFDEGGRGLLLVAQLTDRWGTRPSGTGKTIWAEQALPVQ; this is encoded by the coding sequence ATGGTGACATTGCCGCGCGACGGAGGACCGGCGGCCACGGCCGGTGACGCCATGGCGGTGGTCGACGCGAGCGGCAATGTCACGGGCTGGAGCGAGGGCGCGCGGCGGCTGACGGGGCACACGGCCGAGGACGTGACCGGGCGGCCGGCGTCGGAGCTGGTGGCGGGGGACCCCGCGGCGGCCCGGCACGCTCTGCTGACACACGGCGACGCCGTGGTGTCCGTACGCCACAAGGACGGGCGGCGGCTGGAACTGGCGCTGCGGATGTGCCCGCTGCGGGGCGGGAAGGACCGGGGGCCGGGGTTCGTCGTCACCGCGACCCCGGACCCGGGCGAGCGGGACTCGGGCGAGCGGGCCCTGGGTGAGCTGGCCTTCAAGCAGGCGTCGATGTCCATGTCGATCTTCGACACCGGACAGCACTACCTGCGGATGAACGACTTCGCGTGCCAGGTCATGGGGCAGCCCGAGGACGCGTTCCAGCACCGGTACTTCCCCGACACCGTGGAGAACGCCGAGCACAGCCGTGGCTTCCTGCGCCATCTGGAGATCGTCGTCGAGACCGGGCAGCCGGTCCACTACGAGAGCTGGACCCGCTCACCGTCCGGCCGGCGCATGCACGCCTGGAGCTTCGAGATGTGGCCGGTGCGGGACCAGGCCGGAGAGCTGCTGGGCACCGCGCTGGCAGGGTTCGACAGCAGCGAGCAGTACTGGGCGCGACAGCGGCTGGCCCTGCTGAACGAGGCCGCCGGCTCCATCGGCACCAAGCTCGACGTGATCCAGACCGCCCGTGAACTCGCCGAACTGGCCGTGCCCCGGCTCGCCGACTTCGCCAGCGTCGACCTGCTGGACTCGGTGCTCCAGGGCGAGGAACCCGAGACGGGGCCGGTGGAGGGAGGTGTGGAGCTGCGCCGGGTCGCCCACCACTCCGATACGCCCGGTGTGCCGGAGGCGGCCATCGACCTGGGTTCCGCCGACGTCTACCCGGCCTTCTCCCCGCCCGCCCGCGCCCTGGCCACCGGCGAGCCGGTGCTCACCCGGACCGGCGACAGCGGCCTCGACACCTGGTTCGCCGAGCACGGTGCCCGCTCCGCCAAGCTGCGCGAGGGCGAGGACCAGGAGCTGTCGCTGATGGCCGTACCGCTGGTGGCACGCGGAACGACACTGGGCGTGGCCGTCTTCGTACGGATCCTCACTCCCGAGCATCCCGACGCCTTCGACCTGGACGATGTGTCGCTCGCGGAGGAACTGTCCAGCCGGGCGGCAGTCTGCGTCGACAACGCCCGCCGCTACACCCGGGAGCGCACCACCGCGCTGGCCCTGCAGCGCAGCCTGCTGCCCCAGATGATGGCGGTGCAGGCCGCCGTCGAGTTCGCCTCCCGTTACCTTCCGGCGCTGTCGCAGGCGGGGGTGGGCGGCGACTGGTTCGACGTCATCCCGCTGTCCGGGACCAGAGTGGCGCTGGTCGTCGGGGACGTCGTCGGACACGGCCTCCACGCCTCCGTGACCATGGGCCGGCTCCGTACGGCGGTCTGGACCCTCGCAGATGTCGACCTGCCGCCCGACGAGCTGCTCACACACTTGGACGACCTGGTCGGACACCTCGCGGCCGACGAGAGCGCGATGACCGGCGAGATCGGCGCCACCTGCCTGTACGCGGTCTACGACCCGGTGTCCCGCCACTGCACCGTCGCCTCCGCCGGCCACCCGCCGCCCGTCGTGCTGTTCCCGGACGGGACGGTGAAGGTCGTCGAGGTCGCCGCGGGACCGATGCTCGGCGTCGGCGGGCTCCCGTTCGAGGCCACCGAGCTGGACGTGCCCGAAGGCGCCGTACTCGCCCTCTACACGGACGGTCTGGTCGAGGCCCGCGATGTCGACGTGGACGCGGGCACCGCCGCCCTCTGCACCGCCCTGGCCGCCCCGGCCCGGAACCTGGAGGACACCTGCGACAACGTCCTCAAGGCCCTGCTCCCGCAGCGCCCCGCCGACGACGTGGCGCTGCTCCTGGCCCGTACCCGCGCCCTGGACGCCGACCAGGTGGCCGTCTGGGACCTGGAGTCCGATCCGGCGCTGGTCGCCACGGCCCGGCAGTACGCCACCGAGCAGCTGACCCGCTGGGGGCTCGACGAGGCCGCCTTCGTCACCGAACTCGTCGTGAGCGAACTGGTCACGAACGCCATCCGCTACGGCGGCTCACCGATCCAGCTCAGACTCATCCGCGACCGCACGCTCATCTGTGAGGTCTCCGACGCCAGCAGCACCTCACCGCATCTGCGCCGGGCCCGCACCTTCGACGAGGGCGGCCGGGGCCTGCTGCTCGTCGCACAGCTCACCGACCGCTGGGGCACCAGGCCGAGCGGCACGGGAAAGACGATCTGGGCCGAGCAGGCACTGCCGGTGCAGTGA